A window of the Dyadobacter pollutisoli genome harbors these coding sequences:
- a CDS encoding T9SS type A sorting domain-containing protein gives MKKTILYLFILTALALQGLNAQSVSNGSRLNMVSKKKPASSENLKFTSMPTGLSYKPLSLQNPKALNSFYRSFLFSSAVSPESTNVLASEIVEKSIDKRSPALEAQLRAEELLYTSDKISVSNIYPNPASEYAEVDFSISTSLRDAKLIFYNVLGSKMEEFTLNKNDRKLRVNTRDMPTGLYFYQLSIDGKKVATKKMLVRHQQ, from the coding sequence ATGAAAAAAACTATACTTTACTTATTCATATTAACAGCGTTGGCCTTGCAGGGGTTAAACGCACAATCCGTCTCAAATGGGAGCCGGCTTAATATGGTGAGCAAAAAGAAACCTGCGTCTTCCGAAAATCTGAAATTTACATCTATGCCTACGGGGCTTAGTTATAAACCATTGTCTTTGCAAAATCCAAAAGCACTGAACAGTTTTTACAGATCCTTTCTATTTTCTTCTGCCGTTTCGCCTGAAAGCACGAATGTATTGGCTTCTGAGATTGTAGAAAAAAGCATCGACAAACGTTCTCCAGCTCTGGAAGCACAGTTAAGGGCGGAAGAGCTGTTGTACACAAGTGATAAGATTTCCGTTTCCAACATCTACCCCAACCCAGCGAGTGAATACGCAGAAGTGGATTTCAGTATCTCTACCAGCCTTCGTGATGCCAAGCTTATTTTTTACAATGTGCTGGGTTCAAAAATGGAAGAGTTTACACTGAATAAAAATGACCGAAAGCTGCGTGTAAATACGAGGGATATGCCAACCGGGCTATATTTCTATCAGCTATCTATCGACGGCAAAAAAGTAGCAACCAAGAAAATGCTTGTCCGCCATCAGCAATAG
- a CDS encoding DNA-directed RNA polymerase subunit omega, protein MATNPSIITRDTDKIADVTGNLYESVSVISKRARQISSKMKEELNNKLAEFASGVDNLEEVFENREQIEISKFYERMPKAGSISIDEFIEGKTYHAYRDTTEE, encoded by the coding sequence ATGGCAACCAATCCATCGATCATTACCCGGGATACGGACAAAATTGCGGATGTAACAGGCAACCTATATGAATCTGTATCGGTAATTTCAAAAAGAGCTCGTCAGATATCCAGCAAAATGAAGGAGGAGCTCAATAACAAACTGGCGGAGTTCGCATCTGGTGTAGACAATCTGGAAGAAGTGTTCGAAAACAGAGAACAGATCGAGATTTCTAAATTTTACGAGCGTATGCCAAAAGCTGGAAGTATTTCTATCGACGAATTTATCGAAGGAAAAACTTACCACGCTTACCGCGATACTACGGAAGAATAA
- a CDS encoding site-specific integrase: protein MLETSFGLNFFLKTPRNESPDGTRHIYMRITVNRQPRDIATKRVWHPSKWNIRAGRATGNKEDSKELNSYLDSLSAKVFQAKKALLEADKEVTADAIKNLLLGKEDDKRTILKIFREHNDQIAALVGADFAPGTLERYETSLKHTREYIKWKYNEEDFDIKKLDYEFISQFEFWFKAKKKISHNTTMKYLANFKKIVLLCVKRGWLMRDPFYAFKFSKREVDRQALTESELKKVWEKDMGDGRLSYVKDIFLFCCYTGLAYADVYKLKRTEIVEGIDGGKWITTKRQKTDTPSRIPLLPMSLEIMEKYEDHPQCENENRVLPVLSNQKMNSYLKEIADLCGIKKNITFHLARHTFATTVTLTNGVPIESVSKMLGHRNIKTTQQYAKIVDRKISDDMSRLKEILTSRK from the coding sequence ATGTTAGAAACAAGCTTCGGGTTGAACTTCTTTTTGAAGACCCCACGCAATGAAAGTCCAGACGGAACCAGGCATATTTATATGCGGATCACCGTGAATCGCCAACCTCGGGACATCGCCACGAAAAGAGTATGGCACCCGTCCAAATGGAACATCCGCGCAGGACGGGCCACTGGAAACAAGGAAGATTCTAAAGAATTAAACAGTTACCTGGACTCCCTATCTGCGAAAGTTTTTCAGGCCAAAAAAGCTCTGCTGGAAGCGGACAAGGAAGTTACTGCGGATGCAATCAAGAATTTGCTCCTAGGAAAAGAGGATGACAAACGGACGATCCTAAAGATTTTTAGGGAACATAACGACCAAATTGCAGCATTGGTCGGTGCTGATTTTGCCCCAGGCACGCTCGAACGATATGAGACTTCTCTCAAGCATACGCGAGAGTACATTAAATGGAAGTACAATGAGGAGGATTTTGATATCAAGAAGTTGGACTATGAGTTCATCTCACAATTTGAATTCTGGTTCAAAGCCAAAAAGAAGATCAGTCATAATACGACAATGAAGTATTTGGCAAATTTTAAAAAGATCGTTCTGCTTTGTGTTAAGAGAGGTTGGCTCATGCGTGATCCATTTTATGCCTTTAAGTTCTCGAAGAGAGAGGTTGATAGGCAAGCGTTAACCGAAAGCGAGTTGAAAAAGGTCTGGGAAAAGGATATGGGGGATGGGCGTTTGTCATACGTGAAGGATATATTTCTGTTTTGCTGCTATACTGGACTTGCATATGCAGATGTATACAAATTAAAGCGAACGGAGATAGTTGAAGGTATTGACGGCGGCAAGTGGATTACCACGAAACGCCAGAAGACGGACACTCCTTCGCGAATTCCACTGCTCCCAATGTCGCTGGAGATTATGGAAAAGTATGAGGATCATCCGCAGTGTGAAAATGAGAATAGGGTGCTGCCGGTGCTTTCGAACCAGAAAATGAACTCTTACTTGAAGGAGATTGCGGATTTATGTGGGATTAAGAAGAATATCACCTTCCACTTGGCTCGGCATACATTCGCGACAACTGTTACTTTGACGAATGGAGTGCCGATTGAGAGTGTTTCAAAGATGCTGGGGCATCGGAATATTAAGACTACTCAGCAATATGCGAAAATTGTGGATAGGAAGATTAGTGATGATATGAGTAGATTGAAAGAAATTTTAACCAGCAGAAAGTAA
- the coaBC gene encoding bifunctional phosphopantothenoylcysteine decarboxylase/phosphopantothenate--cysteine ligase CoaBC yields the protein MNLKGKKILVGVSGSIAAYKAALLVRLLVKAEASVRVVMTDAAKEFITPLTLSVLSKNPVLSTFSDAQDGLWNNHVDLGLWADAIVIAPATAKTLSKCATGNCDDLLTAVYLSARCPIFFAPAMDVDMYHHPSTKNNIDTLESFGNSFILPDFGELASGLIGDGRLAEPEKIITKLSAHFARKPVAVTKKVLITAGPTVEPIDPVRYISNRSSGKMGYAIAEAFAASGASVTLVTGPTDLKITDATIKVVRVESASDMFAVTSDQFQQNDLVIFAAAVADYTPKFVADQKIKKQGHEMMLELEKTTDIAGTLGSTKKEGQLLIGFALETENELEYAMDKLQRKNLDYIVLNSLNDPGAGFAHDTNKITVIDKYKNIQHFDLKSKEEVALDILNIVLAKWSEA from the coding sequence TTGAATCTCAAAGGAAAAAAGATATTGGTCGGAGTATCAGGCAGCATCGCAGCCTATAAGGCCGCATTACTGGTCAGGTTGCTTGTAAAAGCGGAAGCGTCGGTCCGGGTTGTTATGACTGACGCGGCGAAGGAATTCATCACTCCCCTCACCCTCTCGGTTCTTTCCAAAAATCCTGTTCTAAGCACCTTTTCGGACGCACAAGACGGGCTATGGAACAACCACGTCGATTTAGGACTTTGGGCGGATGCCATTGTAATCGCTCCTGCCACAGCAAAAACCCTTTCTAAATGTGCAACCGGCAATTGTGACGATCTGCTGACCGCTGTTTATCTGTCTGCAAGGTGTCCCATCTTTTTTGCCCCCGCAATGGACGTGGATATGTATCATCATCCCTCCACGAAAAATAACATTGATACCCTGGAAAGCTTTGGAAATAGCTTCATACTGCCTGATTTTGGCGAACTGGCCAGCGGTTTGATCGGCGATGGACGACTTGCTGAACCTGAAAAGATCATTACGAAGTTATCAGCGCATTTTGCCCGGAAACCGGTCGCTGTTACGAAAAAGGTGCTGATTACAGCTGGTCCTACCGTGGAACCGATCGATCCGGTGAGGTATATCAGCAACAGGTCTTCCGGCAAAATGGGTTATGCCATCGCTGAGGCATTTGCAGCATCAGGCGCGTCTGTGACCCTCGTCACTGGCCCTACGGACTTGAAAATTACCGACGCGACTATTAAAGTTGTCCGTGTGGAGAGTGCTAGTGATATGTTTGCGGTTACAAGCGATCAGTTTCAACAGAACGATTTGGTTATTTTCGCGGCTGCCGTGGCGGATTATACTCCGAAATTCGTAGCCGATCAGAAGATCAAGAAGCAGGGACATGAAATGATGTTGGAACTGGAAAAGACCACGGACATTGCAGGTACCCTCGGATCCACCAAAAAGGAAGGGCAATTACTGATCGGTTTTGCCCTGGAAACTGAGAATGAGCTGGAATATGCTATGGATAAATTGCAGCGCAAAAATCTTGACTATATTGTCCTCAACTCATTGAATGATCCCGGCGCCGGTTTTGCACACGATACCAACAAAATTACCGTTATTGACAAGTATAAAAACATTCAGCATTTCGATTTGAAATCCAAAGAGGAAGTTGCGCTGGATATTTTAAATATTGTTTTAGCCAAATGGAGCGAAGCATGA
- a CDS encoding OstA-like protein, translated as MKKKKYIANCNPFKLLRVIIIKRNIFQLTFFALLIFSPYLFAQKALPQQQPARSEDLVEILKSDELEIISENGVDSRRVTNGIFKHKGALLYSNLAVQNISTNVIEAFGNVKIVQGDTITVTGDTLLYFGNTRLAIVSGRKTVLKDSKRTLTTRKIEYDMANGIANYKVPGRTVDEENVLTSKEGFYNTTTKEFTYYKNVKLVNKKYTLTTDTLLYNSITKWSDFNGKTKIVNKDGTVLGTKGRYNTESAESAFHKRTTVDNETYTLTADSLVVDGKSNNGQGKGNVVIVAKKDKTVLNGDQGFYWKSKGYSKIFGHAYVRNVVSDDTLYIRADTLYSYENARDSTRKLVGYKNVFIYKTDFQGKCDSISYNTADSIIRFFQKPILWSDQHYQMEADSITAFLVNNEMNRMLLKGKSFVITEDTLVKQFNQVKGRTINAFFQTGNKLKQVLVDGNGESAYYAIDDKQKSIGLNRVECGRMNLLFEDNRVQRIAFVGKPDGKLIPPTKIKPAERQLDGFNWRIKEKPSKAKTIWAEL; from the coding sequence ATGAAGAAAAAAAAATACATAGCAAACTGCAACCCTTTTAAACTTTTGCGCGTCATCATTATCAAAAGGAATATATTTCAACTGACGTTCTTTGCTTTACTGATTTTTTCACCTTACCTCTTCGCACAGAAGGCTTTGCCTCAACAGCAACCCGCTCGAAGTGAAGACCTTGTCGAAATTTTGAAGTCCGACGAACTGGAAATCATTAGTGAAAACGGTGTCGATTCAAGAAGGGTTACGAATGGTATTTTCAAGCACAAAGGGGCGCTTTTGTATAGCAATCTCGCAGTACAGAATATCAGTACCAATGTGATTGAAGCCTTTGGAAATGTAAAAATTGTTCAGGGAGATACCATTACTGTGACCGGCGATACATTGCTCTATTTTGGGAATACCAGACTTGCCATTGTCAGCGGACGAAAAACGGTTTTGAAGGATAGCAAAAGAACGCTGACAACCCGAAAGATCGAGTACGACATGGCCAATGGGATCGCCAATTACAAAGTTCCGGGACGCACCGTAGATGAGGAAAACGTACTGACGAGCAAAGAAGGCTTTTACAACACGACAACTAAGGAGTTTACCTATTATAAAAACGTCAAGCTTGTCAATAAAAAGTATACACTGACCACGGACACCCTGCTATATAATTCAATTACAAAATGGTCGGACTTTAACGGGAAAACCAAAATCGTCAACAAAGACGGCACTGTCCTGGGAACGAAAGGCCGCTATAACACGGAATCGGCAGAGTCTGCCTTTCATAAACGAACAACCGTGGACAATGAAACGTATACACTTACAGCGGATTCGCTCGTAGTTGATGGCAAGAGTAACAACGGACAGGGCAAAGGAAACGTGGTCATTGTAGCGAAAAAAGATAAAACTGTTCTGAATGGTGACCAGGGATTTTACTGGAAATCAAAAGGTTATTCTAAAATATTTGGTCACGCTTATGTCAGAAATGTGGTTTCCGATGATACTTTGTACATACGCGCTGACACTTTATACTCTTACGAGAATGCACGGGATAGCACCCGTAAGCTTGTGGGATACAAAAACGTCTTCATTTATAAGACTGATTTTCAAGGCAAATGTGACTCAATCAGTTATAATACAGCTGATTCCATCATACGGTTTTTCCAAAAACCTATTTTGTGGAGCGACCAGCATTATCAGATGGAGGCCGACTCGATTACAGCGTTTCTTGTCAATAATGAGATGAACCGAATGCTTTTAAAAGGAAAATCTTTTGTCATCACTGAGGATACGCTTGTGAAGCAATTCAACCAGGTTAAGGGTCGAACGATCAATGCTTTTTTTCAAACTGGCAACAAGCTAAAACAGGTTTTGGTGGATGGAAACGGCGAAAGTGCTTACTATGCGATTGATGATAAGCAGAAAAGTATCGGGTTAAACCGCGTTGAATGCGGGAGGATGAATTTGTTGTTTGAAGACAATCGCGTTCAGCGTATCGCATTTGTGGGAAAACCTGACGGAAAGCTAATCCCACCAACCAAAATAAAGCCTGCTGAACGGCAGCTGGACGGGTTTAATTGGCGAATTAAAGAAAAACCGAGCAAGGCGAAGACAATTTGGGCCGAATTATAA
- a CDS encoding transglycosylase domain-containing protein: MMLLLLALISYIFLLGSVFLLLPDFWRFLIRKTFRTGVPQTFVDLGQIATTFVTVCCISVVGILFYKFSVAFTAHLLSNDLVSFFIQSRGVYKFNSDLQSPLSFDNLVTGLLFTPALQFLASYLIIVAIRSVMMRFNSKYGEDKFSEGDVLCFGLVSVFLIMLTEVIFYTQKISGLSGIAHLLYLAADKISTICYFLAITHIHLLKTTTYRISLPSYTTLNAVESKVIFSPIRTVLLTYGLGVCLHVPFFCGAQFYEDTLSVAMVLLLCTGSFFFVLRVMLSKGFNYLGVVMLSEKPEYLLTTGRLISQATEITIWICLAVLSVLLLFLKPEVLFFLLFFIATGACVYIFIHIVTYLSGYTVSVLWAKKYHRAIPNFQVAAASRFLGWMAKVTLIAIAPMFAFICSAIVVFGLWPVKFHNQNENYINSVVDELGNPIFIESKGLNDCIPIAKSEVPEFFLKCLFIQEDRDFNIQYALSPNLSNWHGVSLAMFYRFISGGGGSNLNAQLVKNNAFQRSFPQDVQRKFSEAIASFQLSFQSHPDQIVTQYLNRVGLNGGAGHSGVSKASLATFGQPLNKLNALEMMYLISTLKAGSVYKIGDKWIKTRDTGLYRNEVRAALLSVARRWFEQDLITPQDLANLGSADLRFINEPFNTRSETTTNEFLKKEIDKTPLKGKTFVTSISLLNQRKVTTAYRRFHARFQQNIRLGEYNLYAAALVVDVKKGHIIAHYGGEGVTELTRFSEGNPVGSIIKPFVILEMLEDGWKPDQIKLFDGRLNDRLTPNNYSKRFSEKYVGIEKILSVSLNAPMANISEITDPIDLFKNIERRFLRMNISEDRSLNFSDRSKRMEYELNYPLGSRRMTLYEIAQAYQTLFNDGNYIELTSLLAAYDPDKDTTTNYTVIGKEVYGKLNTQIIRRALEKTMLPGGTGTHIRDLLPQNKRFYAKTGTSDQSTHGYTVLCDGQILVVTWTSYGKVEKGRLELNETPPIPFGSGVRTAGVFGAMIYSELQKN, encoded by the coding sequence ATGATGCTGTTGCTGCTGGCGCTGATCAGCTATATTTTTCTGTTGGGCAGCGTATTCCTGCTACTTCCTGATTTCTGGAGATTCCTGATCAGAAAGACATTTCGTACCGGCGTTCCGCAAACTTTTGTAGATCTTGGCCAGATCGCGACGACTTTCGTTACCGTTTGCTGCATTTCTGTTGTGGGCATCTTATTCTATAAATTCAGTGTAGCATTCACAGCCCATTTATTATCAAATGACCTGGTCTCTTTCTTTATCCAGTCACGTGGCGTATACAAGTTTAACAGTGATCTGCAAAGCCCACTTTCTTTTGACAATTTGGTCACCGGTTTACTTTTCACGCCTGCACTGCAGTTTCTGGCTTCCTACTTAATTATTGTCGCGATCCGCAGTGTCATGATGCGTTTTAACAGTAAATACGGTGAAGATAAGTTTTCGGAAGGAGACGTTTTGTGTTTCGGCCTGGTGTCTGTTTTCTTGATCATGCTTACCGAGGTTATTTTTTATACCCAAAAGATATCAGGACTATCGGGAATCGCCCATTTGCTTTACTTGGCAGCAGATAAGATTTCCACAATCTGTTATTTTCTTGCGATTACGCACATTCACCTATTGAAGACCACTACTTATCGCATCTCACTACCCAGCTATACCACACTGAATGCAGTCGAGTCAAAAGTCATTTTCTCTCCAATCAGGACTGTTCTGCTGACTTATGGATTGGGTGTTTGTCTTCATGTACCATTTTTTTGCGGCGCGCAGTTTTATGAAGATACCTTGTCTGTGGCGATGGTTCTGCTTTTGTGTACTGGCTCTTTCTTTTTTGTCCTGCGTGTAATGCTCTCAAAAGGGTTTAACTATCTGGGTGTGGTGATGCTCTCGGAAAAGCCGGAGTATTTATTAACAACCGGCAGGTTAATCAGTCAGGCAACAGAAATTACGATTTGGATTTGCCTGGCCGTGTTGTCTGTATTGCTGTTGTTTTTAAAGCCCGAGGTTCTATTTTTTTTGCTTTTCTTTATTGCTACGGGCGCCTGCGTTTATATCTTCATCCATATTGTTACCTATTTGTCTGGATACACAGTCTCTGTCCTCTGGGCGAAAAAATACCATCGAGCAATACCAAACTTTCAGGTCGCAGCCGCGTCCCGGTTTCTCGGATGGATGGCAAAAGTGACCCTTATTGCCATCGCGCCAATGTTTGCCTTTATATGTTCGGCTATTGTCGTCTTTGGTTTGTGGCCGGTAAAATTCCATAACCAAAATGAGAATTATATCAATTCGGTAGTGGATGAGCTGGGCAACCCGATTTTTATCGAATCAAAAGGGTTAAACGACTGTATCCCGATTGCCAAATCGGAGGTACCGGAATTTTTCTTGAAGTGCCTTTTCATTCAGGAGGACCGGGATTTTAATATTCAATATGCACTTTCACCCAACCTCTCAAACTGGCACGGCGTGTCACTAGCCATGTTCTACCGTTTCATTTCGGGAGGCGGAGGCTCGAATCTCAATGCGCAGTTGGTGAAAAATAATGCTTTCCAAAGATCCTTCCCTCAGGATGTTCAAAGGAAATTTTCAGAAGCGATCGCTTCATTTCAATTGTCTTTTCAGTCCCATCCTGATCAGATCGTCACGCAATACCTGAACAGAGTAGGTCTCAATGGGGGAGCGGGTCACAGTGGTGTATCCAAGGCCAGTCTGGCCACTTTTGGACAGCCGCTAAACAAACTGAATGCACTGGAGATGATGTATTTGATTTCAACATTGAAAGCCGGCAGCGTTTACAAAATCGGTGACAAATGGATAAAGACCCGCGATACTGGCCTTTACAGAAATGAAGTCAGAGCCGCTTTGCTATCCGTGGCGCGAAGGTGGTTTGAACAAGATTTAATTACCCCACAAGACCTGGCTAACTTGGGATCAGCTGACCTGAGATTTATTAACGAGCCTTTCAACACCCGGAGTGAAACAACCACAAATGAATTTTTAAAAAAAGAAATAGATAAAACGCCTTTAAAAGGCAAGACCTTTGTGACCTCCATATCTTTATTGAACCAGCGGAAGGTGACTACGGCTTACAGGCGGTTTCATGCCAGGTTTCAGCAAAACATCCGACTAGGCGAATACAACCTATATGCTGCCGCACTGGTAGTTGATGTAAAGAAAGGCCACATTATTGCCCATTACGGAGGAGAAGGAGTGACCGAATTGACCCGTTTTTCCGAGGGAAATCCGGTAGGGAGCATTATCAAGCCGTTTGTGATTCTGGAAATGCTGGAAGATGGGTGGAAACCCGACCAAATAAAGTTGTTCGACGGCAGGCTGAACGACAGATTAACCCCCAATAATTACAGCAAGCGTTTTTCAGAAAAATATGTGGGTATCGAGAAAATATTGAGCGTATCCCTCAATGCGCCTATGGCAAATATCTCGGAAATCACGGATCCGATTGACCTGTTTAAAAATATAGAGCGTCGGTTTTTGCGAATGAATATTTCGGAAGACAGGTCGCTGAATTTTAGCGATCGATCCAAGAGAATGGAGTATGAACTAAATTATCCGCTTGGGTCCCGGAGAATGACACTATACGAAATTGCGCAGGCTTATCAAACTCTCTTTAATGACGGTAACTATATCGAATTGACATCTTTGCTGGCGGCTTACGATCCGGATAAAGACACAACAACGAACTACACCGTTATTGGTAAAGAGGTGTATGGTAAGCTCAACACACAAATCATCAGGCGCGCCTTGGAAAAAACAATGTTGCCCGGCGGAACCGGAACCCACATTCGTGACCTATTGCCCCAAAACAAGCGATTTTATGCCAAGACTGGGACGAGTGATCAATCGACTCATGGCTATACCGTTCTCTGCGATGGACAAATTCTGGTAGTTACCTGGACTTCCTACGGAAAAGTCGAGAAAGGCAGACTGGAACTGAATGAAACCCCACCCATCCCTTTTGGATCGGGCGTCAGGACCGCAGGCGTGTTTGGTGCGATGATCTACTCAGAATTACAAAAAAATTAA
- a CDS encoding outer membrane protein assembly factor BamD, with translation MRKNSPASYFLLFIAVLVITSCSKFSRLQKTGTDQEKYDAAMSYYKKGDFYRSGLLFEELIPLLKGSTESELAQFYYAYTQYQQGQYNTSQFLFKKFFDTYARSDYAQEALYMHAFSLYKDSSPFNLDQTSTFTAISAMQDFINTYPDSPFREECTRYILELRSKLERKAYERARLYHKISDFNPMSMKSAVISIENFRKDFPDSRYNEELAFLKVESQYNLASNSYSDKQKERFQDVLKFYRELIDKYPTGKYNRDAEKMFDDSQKQIEVIAKLEQERQKLKEVQPEPENKPTKVTTPAIAEPKGQ, from the coding sequence ATGCGAAAAAACAGTCCAGCAAGCTATTTCTTGCTTTTTATTGCAGTTCTTGTCATTACTTCCTGTAGTAAATTTTCTAGATTACAGAAGACCGGTACGGATCAGGAAAAGTATGATGCCGCGATGTCCTATTACAAAAAGGGAGATTTTTACAGATCGGGGTTATTATTTGAAGAGCTTATTCCTTTGTTAAAAGGAAGCACAGAGTCTGAGTTAGCGCAGTTTTATTATGCCTATACCCAGTACCAGCAGGGACAGTATAATACCAGTCAATTTCTGTTCAAAAAGTTTTTCGATACTTATGCCAGAAGTGACTACGCTCAGGAGGCATTATATATGCATGCATTTTCGTTGTATAAAGACTCCTCCCCTTTCAACCTGGATCAGACGAGTACATTTACAGCTATTTCGGCGATGCAGGACTTTATCAATACTTATCCTGACAGCCCGTTCCGCGAAGAATGTACCCGCTACATTCTGGAATTAAGGTCCAAGCTGGAAAGGAAAGCATACGAAAGAGCACGATTGTACCATAAGATCAGCGATTTCAACCCGATGTCCATGAAATCTGCGGTAATTTCGATCGAGAACTTCCGCAAAGACTTTCCAGACTCACGCTATAATGAAGAACTTGCATTTCTGAAAGTTGAATCTCAATACAACCTGGCGTCCAATAGTTACAGCGACAAGCAGAAAGAACGTTTTCAGGATGTATTGAAATTTTATCGAGAGTTGATCGACAAGTATCCAACCGGAAAGTACAACCGGGACGCAGAGAAAATGTTTGACGACAGCCAAAAGCAAATAGAAGTAATTGCAAAGTTGGAACAGGAAAGACAGAAATTGAAAGAAGTCCAGCCTGAACCTGAGAATAAACCAACGAAGGTTACAACCCCTGCCATTGCAGAGCCAAAGGGACAATAG
- the tilS gene encoding tRNA lysidine(34) synthetase TilS, which produces MAPEREICLLTVSGGVDSVVLAHLFHIMGWRAGIAHCNFGLRGEESDGDEKFVKDLAARYGFDFYSKSFDAKYFAKQHSVSTQMAARELRYPWFEEIRNANGYHWIATAHHANDSLETVLLNLVRGTGLPGMTGILGKYNFLIRPLLLASKEEILAYAAEHGLEWREDRSNDTDDYKRNLIRHKVIPVFQQLNPSLEATFNATSERLRSGNNLLNEFLEQWRAATVITNQDDIRINKQLLYSCNEPAYRLWHVLQGYGFSYQQAKQVFASLDAISGKIFFSNSHILLIDRLELVIRARSGGQTDDELAIPYSEGEFSFGDLTINLVNRGKDHNSQTGNEKSVILLDVAKLEFPLKIRRWKQGDIFAPIGMKGKRKKLSDLFIDLKMNRFEKERASVLLNGNGEIIWVIGVRSDERYRVGDLAGQLISISISNKI; this is translated from the coding sequence TTGGCTCCCGAACGTGAAATTTGCCTGCTTACTGTGAGTGGGGGAGTGGATTCTGTGGTGCTGGCGCATTTGTTCCACATAATGGGATGGCGTGCCGGGATTGCACATTGCAATTTCGGGTTGAGAGGAGAAGAGTCTGACGGGGACGAGAAGTTTGTAAAGGATCTGGCCGCTCGGTACGGATTTGATTTTTATTCCAAAAGTTTTGATGCAAAGTATTTTGCAAAGCAGCATTCTGTTTCGACACAAATGGCAGCGAGAGAACTCAGGTATCCCTGGTTCGAGGAAATTAGGAATGCCAATGGATACCACTGGATAGCCACGGCACATCACGCAAACGATTCCCTGGAAACCGTGTTACTAAATCTGGTACGTGGGACAGGACTGCCCGGAATGACCGGAATTTTAGGAAAATACAACTTTTTGATCCGGCCATTGCTTTTGGCGAGTAAAGAAGAGATTTTAGCTTACGCCGCTGAGCACGGTTTAGAATGGCGGGAGGATCGATCCAATGATACAGACGATTACAAACGGAACCTGATCAGGCACAAAGTTATACCGGTCTTTCAGCAATTGAATCCTTCATTGGAGGCTACTTTTAACGCGACTTCTGAAAGGTTGCGAAGCGGGAATAATTTGCTGAACGAATTTTTAGAACAGTGGAGAGCCGCTACGGTCATCACAAATCAGGACGATATACGAATTAACAAGCAGTTGCTGTATTCTTGTAATGAGCCTGCATATAGACTTTGGCATGTTTTGCAGGGTTATGGATTTTCTTACCAACAGGCGAAGCAAGTATTCGCGAGCCTGGATGCTATTTCTGGTAAGATTTTTTTCTCGAATTCGCATATTCTTTTGATAGACAGACTCGAACTTGTCATTAGAGCAAGAAGTGGTGGCCAAACGGATGACGAATTGGCTATTCCTTATTCCGAGGGGGAGTTTTCTTTTGGAGATTTGACCATTAACCTCGTTAATAGAGGAAAAGATCATAATTCTCAGACCGGCAATGAAAAATCAGTAATTCTTTTAGATGTTGCCAAACTCGAATTTCCGTTGAAAATCAGGAGATGGAAACAGGGGGATATTTTTGCGCCAATTGGCATGAAAGGTAAGCGTAAAAAGCTGAGCGATCTTTTTATAGATCTGAAAATGAATCGTTTCGAGAAGGAACGGGCCAGTGTTCTTTTAAATGGTAATGGTGAGATTATCTGGGTGATAGGAGTGAGGTCCGACGAGCGTTACCGAGTGGGTGACTTGGCAGGGCAACTAATATCGATTTCAATTTCCAATAAAATTTAG